One genomic region from Bactrocera tryoni isolate S06 chromosome 3, CSIRO_BtryS06_freeze2, whole genome shotgun sequence encodes:
- the LOC120772365 gene encoding proteasome inhibitor PI31 subunit, translated as MSSGGAGSSATGATANDFFGWDLLYKTIEKTVDKKSDVLIALAHFLLVKHYKMQCIGIGEDKTVSTEDVGSELLPDGWNDRGKRYALRYLHNGRLYLLIGHNTEDFITMNLLDVKDTKVTNITLNPQEWIKQLKGTLNTMMPEASLISDRYRKELVDPVFTGNTREVTTQTNVNQESRAPNFRDPLAIGGPMRPGGSFRMEPRPFGFPDVGRGDLDPLGRGGPGNLFPMPSRPDFNAGLNPRFDPVGPDGRILRADPNPDHLQPPNFGFDYYM; from the exons ATGTCGTCTGGAGGAGCAGGATCCTCAGCAACTGGTGCAACCGCCAATGACTTTTTTGGCTGGGATTTGCTTtacaaaacaattgaaaaaactGTTGATAAAAAGTCTGATGTATTGATTGCACTAGCGCACTTTTTGCTTGTGAAACATTATAAAATGCAATGCATCGGCATTGGAGAAGAT aaaactgtTTCAACAGAAGATGTTGGTTCCGAACTATTACCTGACGGTTGGAATGATCGAGGCAAGAGATACGCCTTGCGTTATTTACACAATGGTCGATTGTACCTTCTAATAGGCCATAATACAGAGGATTTTATTACTATGAATTTACTCGATGTTAAGGACACCAAGGTAACTAACATAACTTTAAATCCACAAGAATGGATAAAACAACTTAAAGGAACGCTAAACACAATGATGCCTGAAGCATCACTGATATCAGATCGTTATCGCAAAGAGTTAGTTGACCCG GTGTTCACGGGAAATACGCGAGAGGTTACTACGCAAACAAATGTAAATCAAGAGTCACGAGCACCAAACTTCCGCGATCCGCTCGCAATAGGCGGACCGATGAGACCTGGCGG ttcttttcgAATGGAGCCTCGGCCATTTGGCTTTCCCGACGTTGGACGCGGCGACTTAGATCCTTTGGGTCGCGGTGGTCCTGGTAATCTCTTTCCGATGCCTTCACGTCCCGATTTCAATGCCGGTCTGAATCCGCGTTTCGATCCCGTTGGTCCAGACGGACGCATTCTGCGTGCCGATCCTAATCCTGATCATCTGCAACCACCAAATTTTGGTTTCGACTACTACATGTAA